The following are encoded together in the Cervus elaphus chromosome 23, mCerEla1.1, whole genome shotgun sequence genome:
- the ATP5F1E gene encoding ATP synthase subunit epsilon, mitochondrial: MVAYWRQAGLSYIRYSQICAKAVRDALKTEFKANAMKTSGSSVKIVKVKKE, from the exons ATGGTGGCGTATTGGCGACAGGCTGGACTCAG CTACATCCGATACTCCCAGATCTGTGCAAAAGCAGTCAGAGATGCACTGAAGACCGAATTCAAAGCAAACGCCATGAAGACTTCTGGCAGCAGCGTAaaaattgtgaaagtgaaaaaggaataa